The Syngnathoides biaculeatus isolate LvHL_M chromosome 1, ASM1980259v1, whole genome shotgun sequence region GAGGCGGAGCTACACAAGCGGGAGGCGGAGCTCCGTACCGGAGAAGCCGAGCTCCAAAGGATAAAGGAGGCGCTGCGGCGAGAGGAAGAGGAGACGCTCGGCAAGGAGGCGGCGCTTCACAGGAGAGCTGGGGAGTTGCGTAAACAAGAGGAGGAGCTACgcgagagagaggaggaggtggacaaGAGGGAGGAAGAGGCGCTCGCCAAGGAGGTGGCGCTACACACCGGTAAGGAGGAGCTGCGGAACAGACAGCGGGAGGTAGAGGAGAGGCGAGAGGACCTGCAGGCCAGAGAGGAGGAGGTGCATCAACGACAGGAATCGCTTGACAAACGAGAGAAGGAGGTCCTCAAAAGGGAGCGGGAGCTAGCTGAGGAGCTGCAGAAGAGAGAAGAGGGTGTGCAAAAGACTGAAGAGGAGGCACACAAAAGAGCGGAGGTGCTCGACGGAAGGGAGGAGGAGCTACAGAAGAACCAGGGGGAGTTGCGTAACAGAGAGGAGGAGGTGTACAAGAGAgaggaggaggtgaagaaaGGACAGGAATTACTTGacaaaagggagaaggagatcCTTAAAAGCGAGGAGGAGCTGCAGAAGAGAGAAGAGGGTGTGCAAAAGACTGAAGAGGAGGCACACAAAAGAGAGGAGGTGCTCGACGGAAGGGAGGAGGAGCTACAGAACAGACAGCAGGAGGTAGAGAAGAGGCGAGAGGAGGTTCATAAAGGACAGGAATTACTTGACAAACGAGAGAAGGAGGTCCTCAAAAGGGAGCGGGAGCGAGATGAGGAGCTGCAGAAGAGAGAAGAGGGTGTGCAAAAGACTGAAGAGGAGGCACACAAAAGAGCGGAGGTGCTCGACGGAAGGGAGAAGGAGCTGCAGAACAGACAGCAGGAGGTAGAGAAGAGGCGAGAGGAACTGGAGACCAGAGAGGAGGAGGCGGACAAAGGACAGAAGGAGCTTCACAAGAGAGAGGAGGAGGTGCATCAACGACTGGAATCGCTTGACAAACGAGAGAAGGAGGTCCTCAAAAGGGAGCGGGAGCTAGCTGAGGAGCTGCAGAAGAGAGAAGAGGGTGTGCAAAAGACTGAAGAGGAGGCACACAAAAGAGAGGAGGTGCTCGACGGAAGGGAGGAGGAGCTACAGAAGAACCAGGGGGAGTTGCGTAACAGAGAGGAGGAGGTGTACAAGAGAgaggaggaggtgaagaaaGGACAGGAATTACTTGacaaaagggagaaggagatcCTTAAAAGCGAGGAGGAGCTGCAGAAGAGAGAAGAGGGTGTGCAAAAGACTGAAGAGGAGGCACACAAAAGGGAGGAGGTGCTCGACGGAAGGGAGGAGGAGCTACAGAAGAACCAGGGGGAGTTGCACAAGAGAGAGGAGGAGCTTCACAAGAGAGAGGAGGAGGTGCATAAAGGACAGGAATTACTTGACAAAAGGCAGAAGGAGATCCTCAAAAGCGAGGAGGAGCTGCAGAAGAGAGAAGAGGGTGTGCAAAAGACTGAAGAGGAGGCACACAAAAGGGAGGAGGTGCTAGACGGAAGGGAGGAGGAGCTACAGAAGAACCAGGGGGAGTTGCACAAGAGAGAGGAGGAGCTTCACAAGAGAGAGGAGGAGGTGCATAAAGGACAGGAATTACTTGgcaaaagggagaaggagatcCTTAAAAGCGAGGAGGAGCTGCAGAAGAGAGAAGAGGGTGTGCAAAAGACTGAAGAGGAGGCACACAAAAGAGAGGAAGTGCTCGACGGAAGGGAGGAGGAGCTACAGAAGAACCAGGGGGAGTTGCATAACAGAGAGGAGGAGGTGTACAAGAGAGAGGAGGAGGTGCATAAAGGACAGGAATTACTTGACAAAAGGCAGAAGGAGATCCTCAAAAGCGAGGAGGAGCTGCAGAAGAGAGAAGAGGGTGTGCTAAAGACTGCAGAGGAGGCGCATAAAAGAGAGAAGGAGGCGCTGAAAAGGGAACAGCAGCTACAGAAGAACCAGGAGGAGGTGCACAAGAGGCAGGATGAGCTCCagaggagagaggaggaggTGCAGAAGAGGTATGAGGGAGGTGCAGGACAGTGGAGGTCATGGTGATGGGTTGATGAGCGGTCTTGTGACTTGTTGCAGTTTTGACGCCGAGTTGCAGCAAAGGGAATGCGTCGTCCGAGACGTGAAGGTGAACGGCgaccttcttctttcttctttctttcgccGCCCGCACTGACACGTGTCGTCCCGCAGGAGGCGCTGGAGCGAGAGGAGCTGGCCAGGCTGAGAGCGGAAGAAGAAGCGGCAGCCGCCCGAGACGACCTACTCAAGGTACGGTCGCGACCGGATCCCCGCCGCAACCTGGCCTTAACAATTCAAGGAATAAATACCAAAAAAGCACGAGCAAGGAATAGAAACCGAAAAATattcatcccaaaaaaatgggaaattccTGCGGCGAGACCTCCCGCTCGCTTCAAACTTTGTGTCCGCTCTCTCCCCGTAGCgctcctcccagcatgcttcgGTGCTGCAGGAGCTGAAGGAGGCGCAGGAGCAGCTGCGGCTGGCGTCCGAGGAGatggccgggatcgaacgcgtCCACGAGGAGCGGCGGCGAGAGGAGCGTGAAGTGCTGCACCGACAGCAGGAGCTCCGCCGACAGGAGGCGCAGGAGCTCCGGTAAGAAGGGGAGGCGGGGcaagggcatttttttttttgtcccaaaggCACTTCATAAAACCGGATTATTTCTCCATATTTGCATTTGACAAGCCGAGAGTCCGCTGGCCCCGAGTTGCCATTTTCACAGCCGAAATGGAAGACGTCCTCGCACGGCTTGTTGGTCAAATTCGCTTTTGTAAGTCGTCGTAATGACTCGCAGATGGCGGCATTGCGTCAGGTCCGCACGATCAAGGTCGGCGTCGCCGTCGCCAGAAAAGAACGATGGCGATGATGGAGTGAGTTGCAGGGACGGCGTGTAAAGACGCCGCCCACCTTCAAGCGGGACGTCCCGAGCCGACTTGTCGCTTCCGACACGATGGCGATATTGCAGTCGTTGCGAGTATTGGCCcgtgaaaaatactttttttttttgtgtggtcgCCTTATTTGTCGTGTGGAATGTTGAAAAACGTTTGAGTTAAACGCTGTCGACAGTCGCCATGTGGTTGGGGTAACTAGACGACAATTACTAACCAATTGCATCCAAACGGTTTAACCTAGAAAAATGCATATGATATACTACAGCAGTTGAATAATTCCATTCCTCCCCGCCCCTCAAGGTCGAAATAACCCCTATGTCAAACTTTAACACACGTACGTACATCCCGGAGGAATCCTGGTCATAATATTTGTGGCTGTAACCAGCGTTCTGCGGCCCAGTCTGGAATCAACGCTCGCTTCCGGACTCTTCAAATACTTTGACTTTTGCCGATCTGGGGAATTCTGGAGCAAAAACACTGGCAGCTGGAACGGATCAATGGAATATCACTTCTGACGTTTCTGACGGTGGGTCAGGAATTCAATCGGGACTTTTCTGTCATCAGGAGTCGCTCGGCATCCCTGCAGGAGCAGCTGGAGGAGCAGCGGGCGCAGATGTCGCGCGCCAACCTGGAGCGAGGCCACCTCAGCGCGGACCTGCGCACCCTGCAGGAGGCCAAGGACGCGCTCGATGGTCAGGACTTGACTTTGCGTTTTGCGCCGATCGGCTCTGATGTCACCACTCGCCGATCCGATCGAGAACCTGATTAGCCCGCGATGCCGTCGTGCGCGGTACATCGGAACGCAAAAGCTTCTTTCTTTTTAGCCTTGTCGAGTGTCTTGCGACGTAACTTTCTGACCACGGGTGACAAAGGAGGTCACTCTGATGCGCCGTCTTTTGTGAGCGCCGCGCCGGGGTTCCGTTCTTACGGGAACAATGTGTGCTGGCGGTCGGCGCTCCTCGGGAGAAGACTTTCTCTCGTGAATTGTTCCAGCTGTGTTTATGTACTTTTAATGCGATGCGGCAAGAAAACGTGGCCTAGCGCTCACAGTTGTGCGTAAACGAGCCAGCATTATGTCAAATATTGACTTTGACATTAAAAGTTTTGGTGCGTCAggtaattacaataaagtagTTTAATTAGGGTACGGTAGCCCCCCATTACTTCTGTCGTGTTGTAATGTTGGCTTGACATCGACTGGAGAATACTTTTCAAGATACGCAATGTACCGTAGACAAGTATGTCAAGTAACCGAACGAGTCATCGCTCTGTTTTGTAATCGGACCGGTTTACTACTCTTACACACACTCATCCGATCGCCCATCCCATCGGCAGTCACAACCCGTCTTTCTCCTCCAGGCGAACTACGACGTCTACGGGAGGAGCTGTGCAGAGTCACCTCCCAAAAGGAGCACCACCAGATGGAGAAAGAAAAGTCCtggaagatggaggaggagcGCCTGAAGAAGGAGTTGGGAACCAAAGTCGGGGAGCTGGACACCCTGAGGAGGTGCGTGGAAGGCCTACAGCAGGAAATGAAGGaacaggaggcggcggcggcgttaaAGGAGAAAAAAGCTCTAATAGCAGAAGGAGAAAGGATCCAagtggaagaggaagaaaagaggaaagagTTGGAGGACGCGGGGAGGCGGACGGAAGCGCTACTGAGGGAGCGGGAGGCGCGAGTAGAGCAACTGACAAAGGAATTGGGGACAAAAGACGGGGAGGCGGAGACTCAGAGGAGGCGCGTGGAAGGACTGCTGGCTGAAATGAGGGAGCAGGAGGAGCAACTCGGGAAGGAGTTGAGAAAAAAGGACGAGGAGGTGGCGACGCTGGAGAGCCGCCTGCAAGAAGAACGAAAGCAGCGGGAAGAGGCCCCGGGTAGAGAGAAGAAAGAGCTGGCGGCGGAAGCCACGGCGAAGGAGCTGGACACGCTGAGGAGACGCGAGGAAGTGCTAGTGAAGGAAATGAAGACGCGCGAGGAGCAACTCCGGGACGAGTTGGCAACAAAAAACCAAGACTTGGAGACCTCCAGGAGGCGGGTGGAAGTGCTACTGAAGGAAAGGGACGAGGAGTTGGAGACCATGAGGAGGCGCGTGGAGGAAATGAGGGCTGTGGCGGCACAGGCAAAGAAGCCACTGGAGGAGGACGGAACGggaaaggaggaggagcagcagaCAGGGTTGCTCCTCTCTCGCATCGCACAGCTGGAAAAGGAGAACCGGAAGGTGGAGGAGCTTAAGGAGGCGCAAATAAGGACAATTcgggagaaggaagaggagctCTGGCGCGTCGGAGAAGCCCCGAGGTTGGCGGCGCTCCGGCAGGAGGAGCAAACTGGCGAGCTCCGGGAGGCCGAACGAAAGCGCAAGGAAAAGGAGGTCAGAGCGGAGGAGCTGGAGCTCCTGCTTGCGGAAACCCAGCAGAGgcgcgaggaggaggaggccccCCGGAAAAGCGTGGCGCGGGATCGGCGAGAAAAAGGGGAACAGGAGCGCGTGCAGGAGGTGCTGAAGCTGAAAAGCATGCTGCAAGAGCGGGAGGAGGAGGTGCAGCGGTTGAGAGGCGCACAGGAGAAGGGTAATGAGGCGGAGGTGCAGAGGCTCAGAAACGCGCTACGGAAGCCAAAAGGTGAGCAGGAAGAGATGCTCCGCCAAGCCAGTGAGGAGGTCCGGAAGCTCAGCGGTATGCTGCAAGAGCGGGACGAGGAGGTGCGGGAGCTCAGAAGCttgctgcaaaaacaaaaagagaaggaggaggaggaggaggaggaagaggaggagttgCTGAAGCTGAAACGTGCGCTGCGGGAGCGGGACGAAGAAATCCTGAAGCTCAGGAGCATTCAGGACAAGCAGGACCGGGATCTTCTGAAGCTCACGGGCATACACGAGCTAGATGAGCAAGAAGAGCAGGCGCTCCAGCGGCCAAATACAGAGGAGGAGCGAAGGGAGCAGTTGCGCAAGCTCCAAAAcctggaggagaaggaggagaccCAAAAACTGAGAATCTTACAGGAGAAGTTTGAGGAAGAGATCCAGAACCTCAAGTGTGCTCTGCAGGAGCGAGAAGAGGAGGTCCAAAGGCTGCGAGAAGTACAGAGGAGTCATCCTGAAGGGAGGAGGCGGCAGGACGACAATCCTGAACAGGTGGAGGGGAAGGACCCCGAATTGGAGGCTCGGCAGGAGCTGGGGAGGACCAAAGAAGAGCTCTCGGTCCGCAAAGACCAATGGCAGGAGGAGGCGCCGAGCCGGCGGCAGCAGAACGGAATGAACACGCTGGAGGAGCTACGGCGGCGCGAGACGGAGCTGCTGCTCCTAGACGCGGACCTGAAGgccaaagaggaggaaaaagtgCTGAGGCCTGAAGAGGAGTCAGAGGTTCTTAAGGAGGCTCTGAGGAGGGAAGCCACGAGGCGACACGAGCTGCGAAAGGAGCTGAGAGGCGCGCGGAACGCGCTGGACGACATGGAGCGCGACGTCCGGGGCCTGCGGGAACAGGTACGCCTCCTGCACGCGTAGCCGTTTTAGCGGCTcgctttttgtttgaaatttacGCGCACAAAAAAACGGAGCGACTTGCAGCACGATTCAAACTCTGCGGATGCCGGTGCAAAAATGCGCCCCATCCACTATGGTCGCTGCACGCTGACAAATTTGCTCCCAAtcggaatcatctttatttgggTTGCGCAGTACGTCCGACGCACGCCAGGACTTTGTCGCTCGGGTACGACCGCGAGATTGCCCATTGGGCCGACGGGACCCAAAGGCAGCGTTAGGGGTTAGGGTTGCGGCCGCGTGTGGCGTTCCGCTGACAAAATATCCACCGTGCGGTGGGTGCGCTCTCCTCAAGGTGGCGCTAAAACGGCACTGACTCTACTCCCTCCAGCAGATGGAGGACACGCGGGGGGAGGCCACGAGGACGCCAAGGAGGCTCCGGCGGGTATGGCCTGACGACGGTTTCCACGGCGACGGTCTTTGCCGTCGCTTTGGCGACTTTATGCCGCCTCCGTCTGacccaggaggaggaggaggaggagcgtcTCAGGAGTCGGCTTCCGAAGGAGCGGGAGGTGGAGGCGGGCGAGGCCGACCGGGACCGAGGAGCTGAAGTCAAAGGCGAGGACCAGGACGGGAGGAGGACCGAGGAGGACGAAGGGAGGATGTGCGAGAAGGCGAAGACGTACCGTGAGGGGAGGCGCCCTTGGGAAAAGGGCGCGAGCGGTCCGGGGAGCTCCGACGAGGACCAGAAGGAGTTGAGGAGATCCGCGGAGGAGCCCGCGAGGCCGACGGAGGCTCACGTAAGAAGGCTCGCAATGCGACAGTTTTGATGACTACGATCGCCGTCTTTTTCACAGGAAaggaagggttagggttagggctcaccccgaaaaaaaaaatgcttcagagGGGGCGGGGCcagcctgatttaaaaaaaaaaaaaaaaagtcatattccAATTTGAATTTGCATTCCAATCAATGAGTATTTCACTTCCTTTCATTTCCAAACGGCGCCGTGTAGGCGGCGAGGCCGAGGCGGGACGACGGGCGCGCCCGGCCGGCGGCCTTCGGGCGGCGGCGACACCAGAGGGGGCCCGGCGAGGGGGGCGGAGccaggctgctgctgctgcagagtCGCGTGGCCCGCCTGGAAATCAAGCTGGAGCGGGCCAACGACAAGAACCTCAAACTCAAGATGGGGAAAGGCTCGCTGGCGCAGGTATGCGCCAAGGAAAAATATTGATTCGTTCATATTTGGGGTTGCTATGTCATTTCATACACGCAAGTTGAGCTAAATATGACATTCTTATGCATATTGAGCACCCGAAGGTTGTTGATTTCTCGATGCGATTGTTGCGCCTTTGCGATGAAGGAAGGAATAATCTGCCAAATGAATTCATGGGGGAAGAAAGAAATTCACTCATCAAGAATCGATAGATGAATGTATTGATTGAAGGACTGCGTGAAACTTGAATGCGACGTCGTCCTCAGGCGAGCGGCCCGACCGGCCGCCCCCCGGACCCCCCCCGCAAGCGACGCGACGGCGGCGGGAAGCCCCGCGAGGATCTCAGCCGATCGCTGGCCGCCGTCACGCTGCGCCCGGGTGACCGGGTCGAGACGCGGCGATTGGACCGcagcctgagggaggaggagctacGTGACCAAAATGTTGTATGAGGACACGTAAGAGTCGTGCAACGGAATGTGCGTCATCATCCCATCGATCGATCGAAAGACGCAGCACGCGCAATTCCCTTTTGCAAATCAATACATTTGACCAATGGGAGAACGGTCGCCGGCGGTCCTCCCGTGTCGAACGCTCGAGGGCGCCGTTTGCCCTCGTCCCCGTTTGAGCGCCCGACCGGGAGAAACGCAGTTGACGCCTGAATTCTTGCCGCCGTCATTTCCGAGGGAAGCTTGATGATGTGCGGCAAGTTTTCCCCAAAGATgttgattccatttttttcgggGCTGTGTTTGTCGTCAAGGTGTGACCGGACACCTTTTCGCAACGCAGCCGAGCGACGTCAATGCCTTCCTTGTTATCCtttagcccttttttttttttttgtaattttttgtaatttatttcccGAAATTTGTTGTTCAGATGACGCCTGCCATGggatttgtattattattttttatcctcATCTTGACGATTGCAGCTCTGAATTTGAAAGGAACTCTTCAAGTTTGGCTTTTTCATTGGTGGACACCCACAAAACCAAAACCGCATCAAAAATCTAATCAATCCaatccaaaaagttttttttttttttttttttttttttttttttattatttttatatgattATTCCTTATTGTATCTTATTAAAGATAATTCCTGATCTTTGTGATGACAGTAGATTAGATCAAATATGTTTATCTGTCGTCATATCTCGTCGGAGGGCCCGGTCCGGTTCAGTTCCAGCATTGcgccatcaaagtctgcttccGGGGGCTGGCCAAAGCAGTTTTAGATGCGGGATGTAAatatcaatttcattttttttggctttggggGTTCCATTTTtaagtagggtttcaagcctgggtCAAGGTTTCAAATTCAGCTTTGaagtttgggtaaaaaaaaaaaaaaaaaaaaaaaggcttcatcTTTACTGGTAACGATTGGCGAGTGAAGCGATCGAGAGCAGTCGGAGACGGAGGCCTTGCCCGAGGGCACGTCAACGGCGGCCGGTCGCAGTCACATTTGCGCCGCGGCGCCGCTCCTTTGTTTTGCTGGCGGGAGCAAAGCGGCAAGTCGCCGGGAATGATGGGAATGCGGCAGCCGCCAGCGGTGccaattttctccaaaacggaAAGCTGAGACGCGAGCGGACCTCGACGGTTCCGAAAATTTCCTCGGAAAGCGCCAACGTAGTCGCCATCGAGCGTGACTTTGCCGTTTTGAGACGGGCGGGCCTGAAAAACGATGACTCCGACCCTCATATTGCGGAAAATGTATCTCAGATGGCGCCGTCTGCTGCGGGTTCAAGTCCGGCCCCGCccgccacatcccaaaatcacgcccgacctctcgcccaaagtgaGCCGTCGGGAGGGGGAAGCGGCTGCCCGGATGCGTCGGGCCGTCCATTCCGACGTCTTTCACGTCGTCAGTCGTCCGCTCCTTCAGATCCGCGACGGGCGCAGCGGGCCCGACGGGAAAGTCGCTGCAAAGGGATTTTGTGTCCCTTTTTGCGGGtcccaagggggggggggcctcggaGCTGATGTTTGATATGCTGATAAACGTGTGCAGAATAGAAAAGGGGTCGCGGGAAGAGGATTGGCGCTGGCGCTCGGCTTCGTGTTGCCGGGCAGATTTGGGCGGGCGGAACGTGCTCGTCGACGGACGCTCGCGTCTTCTTCCTGGTCGACAAACAGGAAAGTCTCCAGAAACCCAGTTGTGGGGTCTCTTTCGCTAACCTTTCTTCTTTCGCAATCGGTcacggtgggaaaaaaaaattctcggaGCGTTTCACGGCCAGAATTATTTTCCCGCCGGCGACCGCTCGAGGGCgcggtccgcctttcgcccaaatgaggataagcggctcggatggCTTAGGCATATAAACGTAAGAGCGGTACTCAACAAACGTTCCAAAAATGTTTCCGAAGTCAATAAGAAGCAGACGACGTGGCATCATTTTGGGCCGCAATCGTGTCGATCATCATTAGAAACAAGAAAATTCAAGGCAATTATGAATGCAGGTCCTAATTCAATAAATGAATACTAATCAGACTGAAGAAAGGTGAAAGGTCAAACTTCTTTGCGATCTCAACCCAAAGCCAATGAAACGGCTCGGAGTGAAGGAGGCGGAGCCGAACGCCCGTCGCCCTTGCCGTCCTCTGATTGGCCCCCACGTGTCGGTGGGCGCGGCCTGCCCTGGGAGACGCCGGGGTCTGGGAGGAAGaccggaaggaaggaaggaaggaaggaaggagggaaggaaggaagacctCCTCCCGTTGCCGCTGCTCCTCCTCTTATTAATCTTTCTCCATTTgcgccccgccccccccaatTCCTCCACTCGTGCTCGTGGACCGCCAAGCGCTTGCAAAGCctccgatgatgatgatgatgatgacgacgatgatgtcTCGCGACGCGGACGTCCATCGGTAAGTCGGGCCGATTCTTGAAAGGTGCCAATCACGCGGCGTCGAACCACCGGCAAGGCTGAGCGACGTGACGTCATCGACGGCTCGGGTCGGGGTTATAGGTCACCGAAGTTCAACGTGCAGGCAGGAAACGCCGACGAGGTGATGAAATGCGCACGAGGTTACAcaagagtcattttttttgttgttgttttgggggggggggggggcagatatTTGCTCGCTATCACCGATTCGACTGCAGGGCGGTCTGAGCCCGGACGGATTTGGTCCATTGCAGCCAGAAATGTCTGGATGCAATTTCGCAACCGACTTTTTTTCTCCGCTTGTAATGATGGAAGTTGCGCTGAAGCTCGCAACAATTTGCAGCTGCGGTCCTCAAAGTGTTGGGAATCGAACTCGGtagtgattttattttggggCGGGGTGCGCTTCAAACTGGGAAGGAGGCGGCCCGCGACCGAAAGCGTCTTTGCCTCCGTCGATCCGTTTCGATTCCCGCACCAGCGAAACGCTTCCGTACGTCGGACAGGAAGCGCCCGAGTTTGGCGCCGTGTGTGCGCGATATTGAACAGTTGGCAGACTTTGTGGATGAGTCAAGTTATTGATCGATTTCTCCATCGATGCACGGAAGATCCGCAGACTCGGATCAGGTGACGGAGCGACTTTTGGCTGCGGCCAAACGGAATCGTGTCGTTGGGTCCgcgggaaaatggaaaaatggctTCCGCCGACTTCCAAAAAAGTGACCGCGACTCTTTGTTTGTCGTCTTTCCGGATCCGGCGGGCGTCGTCGTTGAGCCGCCTCGATTCCTTTCGGAGTTGGTGGCCATCTTGTTTCGGGTCGGTGCCGCCGAGCGATAACCATCCCAAAGGTGGGCCGGACGGCGTCGGCTGAAGTGGGTGGGCGGAGTCACCGGGGGGAGGTCAAAGGTCACCAGGAAGACCAATTGCAGTCACCGGTCACCTCACCGCTTTGTACTTGCAGCTGATCCCAATGAAGGCCGGGGGAGGCGTGGCACGCCAACAGACGTGTGCCCTGCGGCCTtcatctgtccgtccgtccgtccgtcagtttattccatttttttcccttccttttctttctctctttccctTTTCCCTTCCCTCCCTCGTGCCACAAACGAATGAGACGCGTTGACGTCAGTTtgcacgtcgtcgtcgtcgtcgatcAGCGTGCGCGTTGATGAAGATTTAAGCCTTTTAAATAATCCCACGATCCAGTAATTATcttgagtttgtttgtttttttgtctccttCCTTGCTCCTTTTTCACTTCGTTGGAGGGGCAGCACGAGTTGACCTCGGTTGGCGGGAGGAGGCCAGACAGGGATTAGATTAGCGATCCAGGTCGGGGGGTGTCCCCGCTGTGCCGTCGCATCTTCGCTAATCCGATCTCGTCCAAGTTCTTCAGGTTTTACAGGCAACCGCCACGTCTCATCTCCCGCTTTGCGTTTCCCGGCGCGCTCAGCGGGGCACTCGGCCCAGAAGCTTGAAAAGCAGGTCAAAGGTTGCGGCGTGAGTCACGTGACCCGGGCAAGGGCGAGCAGATGGccatgctaacgttagcgcgcCGCTAATGCAGCAGATGAGCTTTAGAAGATTAGCGAGAGCTTcctaggaaggaaggaaggaagaaggacaaGAAGATCCACCCGAGAAGTAGAGTGGGGGGGAAATGGGCCACGTAAAGGGAAGTCAACGCAAGAAAATGACAGGAAGTAGACTGGAAGTCAACAGGAAGACTGCAACTTCACCTGCAAGCCAACAAAGAAatgggtgttgttgttgttgcgggTGTTTGTCAGGTCACGCGACTTTTGCTTGACGTTCACGCGTCGAGCGGTCGCCACGGGGAGCAGCCGGCCAATCACACGCCATTCGGCTTTTCTCCTCAGCCGCCGACACCCGCGATGAGCCGCTGACCCCGCAAGATGCCCCCGGCCGACGGGTCGCCGGAGCGGACGCCGCCTCGCGCCCGGCCCGCGCTGCTCCTCTTGGCTTCCTGTTTCCTGTGCGCCTCGTCGTCCTTCCCGCGAGATCTGGACGCCATCAGCGTGGTGGACGGTGAGCGCGCGCCGGCGGTCGCGTCTTCCGGCTCCGCGCTCAACGTGGTGCGTGCGTCATTTTAGGATCCGGCGGTTTTGCGACGTTCCAAAGTCTGCTGCGGGACGACGACGCGCTGCGTCTCGGGCTGGACTTCCAGGGGATGACGCGGGTCAAGCGCGCGCTGTTCGTCTGGGCCAGGTCGGCGCCCGCCCGCAGGacgtgtgtgttgttgttgttgttgatgatgcCTGCCTTTGTTTTGTCGCATGTCAGGGATCACGTGTTTGCTGTCAACTTGAcgacggcggcggaggccttcgTA contains the following coding sequences:
- the si:dkey-230p4.1 gene encoding trichohyalin isoform X3 codes for the protein MDPRLLAAWQRERAELREEARLLQEELAESRAEREELASRARALRERLEESASPSLARGHRAEEEQREMRRRNREGREREARQALLVHRLQKKVAEYRERCQTLEFQLKSGYGQMNNMQTSTRRDTSESLESAPISLEEEQQRATGLARTAAALRLRLSQSERDNDALRADVRELTSDLTSALEEAERRVSRWQRERECASSEAAQHQDRLWCVWRRVMSLRQHCRAVRTAADRDLLEMRAELCRVRFYLQSSCDWASLDLIKMYRPPPSSLASASAAAAAPLSASSGLGTFTVGELLEAESEDRMRDSEGALEVVAQAQAVGKLCGVLKAGAPSQSQSQSQSVLGRDSTSLLSVLSQTESAVQWKQQEVQRAEQLQDDSHKVVKQDVRTRGRQLVEAELHKREAELRTGEAELQRIKEALRREEEETLGKEAALHRRAGELRKQEEELREREEEVDKREEEALAKEVALHTGKEELRNRQREVEERREDLQAREEEVHQRQESLDKREKEVLKRERELAEELQKREEGVQKTEEEAHKRAEVLDGREEELQKNQGELRNREEEVYKREEEVKKGQELLDKREKEILKSEEELQKREEGVQKTEEEAHKREEVLDGREEELQNRQQEVEKRREEVHKGQELLDKREKEVLKRERERDEELQKREEGVQKTEEEAHKRAEVLDGREKELQNRQQEVEKRREELETREEEADKGQKELHKREEEVHQRLESLDKREKEVLKRERELAEELQKREEGVQKTEEEAHKREEVLDGREEELQKNQGELRNREEEVYKREEEVKKGQELLDKREKEILKSEEELQKREEGVQKTEEEAHKREEVLDGREEELQKNQGELHKREEELHKREEEVHKGQELLDKRQKEILKSEEELQKREEGVQKTEEEAHKREEVLDGREEELQKNQGELHKREEELHKREEEVHKGQELLGKREKEILKSEEELQKREEGVQKTEEEAHKREEVLDGREEELQKNQGELHNREEEVYKREEEVHKGQELLDKRQKEILKSEEELQKREEGVLKTAEEAHKREKEALKREQQLQKNQEEVHKRQDELQRREEEVQKSFDAELQQRECVVRDVKEALEREELARLRAEEEAAAARDDLLKRSSQHASVLQELKEAQEQLRLASEEMAGIERVHEERRREEREVLHRQQELRRQEAQELRSRSASLQEQLEEQRAQMSRANLERGHLSADLRTLQEAKDALDGELRRLREELCRVTSQKEHHQMEKEKSWKMEEERLKKELGTKVGELDTLRRCVEGLQQEMKEQEAAAALKEKKALIAEGERIQVEEEEKRKELEDAGRRTEALLREREARVEQLTKELGTKDGEAETQRRRVEGLLAEMREQEEQLGKELRKKDEEVATLESRLQEERKQREEAPGREKKELAAEATAKELDTLRRREEVLVKEMKTREEQLRDELATKNQDLETSRRRVEVLLKERDEELETMRRRVEEMRAVAAQAKKPLEEDGTGKEEEQQTGLLLSRIAQLEKENRKVEELKEAQIRTIREKEEELWRVGEAPRLAALRQEEQTGELREAERKRKEKEVRAEELELLLAETQQRREEEEAPRKSVARDRREKGEQERVQEVLKLKSMLQEREEEVQRLRGAQEKGNEAEVQRLRNALRKPKGEQEEMLRQASEEVRKLSGMLQERDEEVRELRSLLQKQKEKEEEEEEEEEELLKLKRALRERDEEILKLRSIQDKQDRDLLKLTGIHELDEQEEQALQRPNTEEERREQLRKLQNLEEKEETQKLRILQEKFEEEIQNLKCALQEREEEVQRLREVQRSHPEGRRRQDDNPEQVEGKDPELEARQELGRTKEELSVRKDQWQEEAPSRRQQNGMNTLEELRRRETELLLLDADLKAKEEEKVLRPEEESEVLKEALRREATRRHELRKELRGARNALDDMERDVRGLREQMEDTRGEATRTPRRLRREEEEEERLRSRLPKEREVEAGEADRDRGAEVKGEDQDGRRTEEDEGRMCEKAKTYREGRRPWEKGASGPGSSDEDQKELRRSAEEPARPTEAHAARPRRDDGRARPAAFGRRRHQRGPGEGGGARLLLLQSRVARLEIKLERANDKNLKLKMGKGSLAQASGPTGRPPDPPRKRRDGGGKPREDLSRSLAAVTLRPGDRVETRRLDRSLREEELRDQNVV